Proteins co-encoded in one Malus domestica chromosome 09, GDT2T_hap1 genomic window:
- the LOC103443138 gene encoding uncharacterized protein, whose product MDVEEETYYLTSLRQQEEEEERESFLALSCACKVVEYLQPVMSNELLCKFPDNSAFDFDYSQSSIWSPLVPRAYAPMDLDLDLDLDFATPRKLNFEMGLEVKNQNSLVEAGSGIKKKKIPTATTCFNLNRSALKNKLMKRKKSKMVLASDFSPTPVNVNCNPIASKVWNKVLKAASKHFKKKKRDPMDHVRFSNYLRPDGNV is encoded by the exons ATGGACGTAGAAGAAGAAACATATTATCTCACTTCACTCAGacagcaagaagaagaagaagagagagagagttttttaGCTTTGAGCTGCGCTTGCAAAGTGGTGGAGTATTTGCAGCCAGTGATGTCAAACGAACTGCTCTGCAAGTTCCCGGACAACTCCGCCTTTGATTTCGACTACTCGCAGAGCTCAATATGGTCCCCGTTGGTCCCCCGGGCTTATGCTCCCATGGATTTGGACctggatttggatttggatttcgCGACGCCGCGTAAGCTCAATTTTGAGATGGGGTTGGAAGTGAAGAATCAGAACAGCCTCGTCGAAGCGGGTTCCGGcattaagaagaagaagatcccCACAGCCACAACTTGTTTCAATCTGAATCGGAGTGCTCTGAAGAACAAGCTgatgaagaggaagaaaagCAAGATGGTTTTGGCCTCTGATTTCTCTCCGACTCCTGTTAACGTTAACTGTAACCCCATAGCCTCGAAG GTGTGGAATAAGGTGCTGAAAGCTGCCTCTAAGCAtttcaagaaaaagaagagagatccAATGGATCATGTGAGGTTCTCCAATTATTTGAGACCAGATGGAAATGTATGA
- the LOC103443279 gene encoding anthocyanidin 3-O-glucosyltransferase 2-like encodes ILDKSNIAASHAHIKIIDLPGVNRPFEILQQSVEKYATVYIENYKSHVRDAIADHVLPNSFVSGLVIDMFCTTMIDVANEFKVPSYLFFTSGAGFLGLLLHLPGRYDRLGTFFKPSDPESVVPSYVNPVPANVLPSFAYMDTGYSCFANHARRFKETKGIVVNTIFELEYHAVGSLLDCETEIPPVYTMGPLIGEHHVQPSDRAKFGKIMTWLEDQPPKSVVFLCFGSFGSFDEAQLREIAVGLEKRGKKFLWSVRKTPPAGQFVMPGEYANHDKFLPPGFLERTKDVGILCGWAPQVEVLAHRVTGGFVSHCGWNSILESLWHGVPIVTWPVSAEQQINASQMVRDLGLAVELRLDYRRDGGNHFVVADEIEKAVRCVMDGDGEVRKRVEEMSEVCRKAVGDGGSSSTTFRHLIEVMLASLDKKEE; translated from the exons atattggataaatccaacattgCAGCCTCCCACGCCCACATAAAAATCATAGACCTTCCCGGTGTGAACCGCCCATTCGAGATTCTGCAACAATCTGTGGAGAAATACGCCACAGTTTACATAGAGAACTACAAGTCCCACGTCAGAGACGCCATAGCTGACCATGTTCTGCCCAACTCCTTCGTTTCTGGTTTGGTTATTGATATGTTCTGCACCACCATGATTGACGTAGCCAATGAGTTCAAGGTTCCATCTTATCTATTTTTCACTTCCGGGGCTGGTTTTCTAGGGCTTCTCCTCCACCTTCCGGGCCGGTATGACCGACTCGGCACATTTTTCAAACCATCAGACCCTGAGTCTGTTGTGCCGAGTTATGTCAACCCAGTTCCTGCAAATGTGCTTCCTTCGTTTGCTTACATGGACACCGGGTACAGTTGCTTTGCGAACCATGCTAGGAGGTTCAAGGAAACCAAGGGTATAGTCGTCAACACAATTTTTGAGCTGGAGTACCATGCGGTTGGCTCACTTTTGGATTGTGAGACTGAAATCCCTCCTGTTTACACGATGGGACCCTTGATTGGTGAGCATCATGTGCAGCCGTCTGATCGGGCCAAATTTGGAAAGATCATGACGTGGCTTGAAGATCAGCCTCCGAAATCAGTGGTGTTCCTCTGCTTTGGGAGCTTTGGAAGTTTTGATGAGGCCCAACTGAGAGAGATTGCGGTTGGATTAGAAAAGAGGGGTAAGAAATTCTTGTGGTCCGTACGGAAAACGCCACCTGCGGGCCAGTTTGTAATGCCAG GTGAGTACGCAAATCATGACAAGTTTTTGCCTCCAGGATTCTTGGAGAGGACCAAAGATGTTGGTATTTTGTGTGGTTGGGCCCCACAAGTGGAGGTCTTGGCCCACAGAGTGACTGGAGGGTTTGTGTCGCACTGTGGGTGGAACTCCATATTAGAGAGCTTGTGGCATGGTGTCCCTATTGTGACTTGGCCTGTGTCTGCAGAGCAGCAGATTAATGCCTCTCAGATGGTGAGGGATTTGGGACTGGCCGTGGAGCTGAGATTGGACTACAGAAGGGACGGTGGTAATCATTTTGTGGTGGCGGATGAGATCGAGAAGGCTGTGAGGTGTGTGATGGACGGTGATGGTGAGGTGAGGAAGAGGGTTGAGGAGATGAGTGAAGTGTGTAGGAAGGCTGTTGGAGATGGTGGATCTTCCTCTACTACGTTTCGACATTTGATTGAGGTTATGTTGGCAAGCCTTGACAAAAAGGAGGAATGA